The genomic stretch gctcctctggagagaaggagtctcttttgccagggcatcaggctctccagacaggcctgcattcctcttcagaagctgcatttaccactctggacagtgctatagcacagggtcacatatccagttctaccctgagacctgctgataaagaatgtctatcctgggacaatgtctatcatcggttcaaggtgtggcccaaccaacttattataaaggatgatagtggttggttgaaaaaggcagtaactttctatgaaccatatattaagtttttatgtatactaaaattaacaatggaaagaacagtggtaggagtggaagctagaggacaactgctgaaaatgcttgcttttgaaaatgctaataaaGAGTATAGGAGAGCataattacctataaaggagactggggatattaatgcttatatgaaggcatgtaagtatatcttctctgaaaatggaaagatgcatttttggcacgtattgatccagatagagttattaaattatatattgaaatactcttgaatatcctataggcactttagctcaagatgagctgcctttagaatggatatatattaaatttaactttaacaaaacattaacaacatatgaggaacaaatttctttaattattcagcaaggcatacaaagacctgttacactgtggggatatgattgtgctgcttttgttttctcattaagcaaaaataaagtggaatatttaatgcagacgtctgaagtttttcaattagccatgatttcttacactagaaatactgaatttcattttccccatagtaaattctgggattgcttaagaaaacaaaaaaaaatgtgataaatacactaatttctgttgaccCATTACCATCTgcccttactgtgtttacagatggctccaagaCCAAAGATCTAagacagatggcttattggaccaaagattaattttggggacaagaatcttcttttgggtcagtacaacaaaatgaagtattagcaGTAAGTAATGTATTgccggattttactcatgatgtaaaaatattatagccgagtcagcttatgttgtaggagtagtacagaatattgcaactgctgttgtttctacatctaagcctatattaaatgttatctcacatattaaaggactattgttattctgaAACTCCAGAATATTTTTTACACATATTAGATCACATTCAAGATTGCCAGCATCTTTAAcacatggcaatcatatggtagatcaattagtggcatttgctaccccagaagaaaacagtcataatcatgccaatacaggatatttgcatattaaatataaggttccctattctgaagccaaacaaattacTGCTAATTGTCTTATTTGTaagccttcacttataaaatgtattgcatctgaaattaatcccagaagaatgcaacctaatacatcgtggcagatggatggaacccatatttctgagtttggtcgcctttcatatatacatgtaagcatagataatttttcaatatttgtatgggctacaccattgccaggagtacgcactactcatgttatacagcatctattggaaacttctgctgttatgggaccgccttctaaaattaaaactgattatggaccaacatatattccttatcaatttaaacaattttgtcggcTCTTCCGGGAAAATGGCGACTCCTGCAGGTGCTCCAGAGTTGCTGCCTCCATGGAGCCTGCGACCTCCATGGGCCCTGCTGGGGAACCCTGCCTGCAgggccagcctcagcccatgcacaATGTGCTCCCTGCCCCGTGGCTTTGagcccccagttcctgaggacGTGGGGCGGCAGAGTTTGGCGGAGCTGTGGGAGAGGTTGAGGCGCCAGGAGAGACTTTTGggcaaagaaaaattcatttgcaaattgcccgacaaaggtaaaaagatctcagacaccactgccaaactgaaagctgccatttcagaaagtgaagaggtcagagggagaacGGAACTACTTCATCCCGTCAGTGTTGACTGTAAGCTAAGGCATAAAGCATCCACAAGAGTTGATACCGACatagacaaggcccagaattctgacctgatgcttgatacttcatcattagttcctgaatgtttgtcagtagacattgaatcatctaaaacaacctcagaaacacAGGAACCTACACAGCTCACtcacaaaggcaatgaagagactttggagactAGCTGCACAGTGAGTACCAGCCCATCTGTCCGcatcacagcccaggctccccCATCTGAAGTTAATGAACATCTCCCCCAGCATTCAAGTCAAGCGGAAGAGATTTCCAGCAGCGTCAAcagtctgtttatcactaaattgcaaaagatcacaactgcagaccagactgaaccctcagaagaaaacaccagcactgagaactttccagaactgcagagtgagactcctaagaagcctcattacatgacagtgctagaaatgcgagctagaaacccagtgccccctcctcataagtttaagaccaatgtgttacccacacaacagagtgactcaccaagtcattgtcagagggctcagtctcctgcttcctcagaagagcagcgACACAGGGGTaggcagcatcttgatgatgtcacagcagctagccttcttctgctccaccacctgcctgcacagctgctctccGTAGAAGAGTAGCTGGCTCTGCAGAAAGTGCAGAAGCAGATTTATGAGGAGATGCGGGCAAAGCTCGCAGCACAGAAACTATCCGAGAGACTGAATATTACAATCcagagctacaatccagaaggggagtcttcagggagataccgagaagtgagggatgaagatgatgcccagtcCTCGGACGAATGCTGAAAATGAGCGCTGGGAGATCCCGGGAGTTGACTGTTGAGCTTACATTGTCTCATCAAACTTCCTAACAAGTACCAAGAGTGTCAGACCTTGTTGAGGGACAGTAGTTCAAGTTACACAaaggtagctacaaaataagaacccagtttgtctttcagaagatgatcttcacatgcttgaacagttcaatatttgaacattgtgtttggccgtattgtgttacagttttgcagtatattgtgcattggtctgatattttagtgtgagtagaacacacattttctttaagatatctgctttttccttcttcgtaTTCTTATCAGATAGTACTGCTTACACCCCTTCTGGTGAAATACTTTGTTATCCCAGGCACctaaagtgaattaggaaggcctggtccccTCACTCGAGA from Rattus norvegicus strain BN/NHsdMcwi chromosome 19, GRCr8, whole genome shotgun sequence encodes the following:
- the LOC134483117 gene encoding LOW QUALITY PROTEIN: DNA-directed RNA polymerase II subunit GRINL1A-like (The sequence of the model RefSeq protein was modified relative to this genomic sequence to represent the inferred CDS: substituted 1 base at 1 genomic stop codon); the protein is MCSLPRGFEPPVPEDVGRQSLAELWERLRRQERLLGKEKFICKLPDKGKKISDTTAKLKAAISESEEVRGRTELLHPVSVDCKLRHKASTRVDTDIDKAQNSDLMLDTSSLVPECLSVDIESSKTTSETQEPTQLTHKGNEETLETSCTVSTSPSVRITAQAPPSEVNEHLPQHSSQAEEISSSVNSLFITKLQKITTADQTEPSEENTSTENFPELQSETPKKPHYMTVLEMRARNPVPPPHKFKTNVLPTQQSDSPSHCQRAQSPASSEEQRHRGRQHLDDVTAASLLLLHHLPAQLLSVEEXLALQKVQKQIYEEMRAKLAAQKLSERLNITIQSYNPEGESSGRYREVRDEDDAQSSDEC